In Sodalis ligni, a single genomic region encodes these proteins:
- a CDS encoding ATP-binding protein, protein MELGVYHVFEDILGIYAVAATAWLGTVVADLAVNKRLGLSPPGIEFRRAYLYDINPVGMGSMLLSMALGLAAYFGWLGAGLQGFASLLTLGMTFVFSPLIAWYTGGKYYLARVETHGVAGVCCVCGNHFEPPEMSFCPLYEGAICSLCCSLDVRCNDACKPHSHYSDQIRHLAFSFLPFSFLKRFDPKIWSFLSILSLFSSIIGILLMLVYVQMRSEFGEDYPILAATLWKVFFILLIITGITTWLFILTHKSRQVAQEELRLQSERLLEEIIAHEATDKQLQKAKESADEANLAKSRYLTGITHELRTPLNAMLGYAQLLEQAQDIPLPRRHGLSVIRRSGEHLANLIEGLLDISKIEAGKIDIQREEVRIGELMQQLVEMFHHQALDKGLRFIYNPPPTFPEVVLTDENRLRQILINLLSNAIKFTDSGTVTLDFKYRSEVAFFAIHDTGVGIDSVNLERIFRPFERVAQRGGRAGTGLGLTITRLLTYVMGGDLQVESIPGAGTTFTLSLMLSSQNAGGYLPSVPRRIVKYRGPTKRLMVGDDDDAHRRLMADMLTPLGFEVLVAESASVCLAQLDHTAVDLFLLDVAMPEMNGWELLNHLRAEGKEQPVLMISAEADEGKWRQIKKRGEIRFQTKPLRMSLLLDNIGSLLCIEWIRETDKPVSQSLSAGNSRLDEKAPQPLPAGNNLLDENEYQELIGLARLGYAKGFRERLRQLTAQGKVNTPSAENLDLLASRFRFESVVTELALLEKEDVPR, encoded by the coding sequence ATGGAGCTGGGCGTATACCACGTGTTCGAGGATATCCTGGGCATCTACGCGGTGGCGGCCACCGCCTGGCTGGGCACGGTGGTGGCGGATCTGGCGGTGAATAAGCGCCTGGGATTAAGCCCGCCGGGCATCGAATTCCGCCGGGCCTATCTGTATGATATCAATCCGGTGGGCATGGGGTCGATGCTGCTGTCCATGGCCCTGGGGCTGGCGGCGTATTTCGGCTGGCTGGGGGCCGGTTTGCAGGGATTCGCCTCGCTGCTCACCCTGGGAATGACCTTTGTCTTTTCGCCGTTGATCGCCTGGTATACCGGGGGAAAATATTATCTCGCCAGGGTGGAAACCCACGGGGTGGCAGGCGTCTGCTGCGTCTGCGGCAATCATTTCGAACCGCCGGAAATGAGCTTTTGTCCCCTTTATGAAGGGGCGATTTGTTCATTGTGCTGCTCGCTGGATGTCCGCTGCAATGACGCCTGTAAGCCCCATTCCCATTATTCCGATCAGATCCGGCATCTGGCCTTCAGCTTTCTGCCCTTCTCGTTCCTGAAAAGATTCGACCCGAAAATCTGGAGTTTCCTCAGCATATTGTCCTTGTTCAGCAGCATTATCGGCATTTTGCTGATGCTGGTCTATGTGCAGATGCGCAGCGAATTCGGCGAGGACTATCCTATCCTGGCCGCCACCCTGTGGAAGGTATTCTTTATCCTGCTGATTATTACCGGCATCACCACCTGGCTGTTTATCCTGACCCATAAAAGCCGCCAGGTGGCGCAGGAGGAGCTGCGGCTGCAGAGCGAACGCCTGCTGGAAGAGATCATCGCCCACGAAGCCACCGACAAACAGCTGCAAAAGGCCAAGGAGTCCGCCGACGAAGCCAATCTGGCCAAAAGCCGCTACCTCACCGGCATTACCCACGAGCTGCGCACGCCCCTCAACGCCATGCTCGGCTATGCACAGCTGCTGGAACAGGCACAGGACATCCCGCTGCCGCGGCGGCATGGGCTGAGCGTCATCCGGCGCAGCGGGGAGCATCTGGCCAATCTCATCGAAGGATTACTGGACATCTCCAAAATCGAAGCCGGTAAAATCGATATCCAACGGGAAGAAGTACGTATCGGCGAACTGATGCAGCAGTTGGTGGAGATGTTCCATCACCAGGCGCTGGACAAGGGATTGCGTTTTATCTACAACCCGCCGCCCACCTTCCCCGAGGTGGTGCTGACCGATGAAAACCGGCTGCGGCAAATCCTGATCAACCTGTTGTCCAATGCCATCAAGTTCACCGACAGCGGCACGGTCACGCTGGATTTCAAGTATCGCAGCGAAGTGGCGTTTTTTGCCATCCATGACACCGGCGTCGGTATCGACAGCGTCAACCTGGAACGCATTTTCCGCCCCTTCGAACGGGTCGCGCAGCGCGGAGGCCGTGCCGGTACAGGGCTGGGTTTGACCATCACCCGGCTGTTGACCTATGTGATGGGGGGCGATTTGCAGGTGGAAAGCATTCCCGGCGCCGGCACGACTTTTACCTTGAGCCTGATGCTGTCGAGCCAGAATGCCGGCGGTTATCTCCCCTCGGTACCCCGGCGCATCGTCAAATACCGCGGACCGACCAAACGGCTGATGGTGGGGGATGACGACGATGCCCATCGCCGGCTCATGGCCGATATGCTGACGCCGCTGGGTTTCGAGGTCTTGGTGGCCGAGAGCGCGTCTGTGTGCCTGGCGCAGCTGGACCACACCGCCGTGGATCTGTTTTTGCTGGATGTGGCGATGCCGGAAATGAACGGTTGGGAACTGCTCAATCACCTGCGGGCCGAAGGAAAGGAACAGCCGGTGCTGATGATTTCCGCCGAGGCGGACGAAGGTAAATGGCGGCAGATCAAAAAGCGGGGGGAAATCCGTTTTCAAACCAAACCCCTGCGAATGTCATTACTGCTGGATAACATCGGCTCGCTGCTGTGTATCGAATGGATCAGGGAAACCGATAAACCGGTGTCGCAATCTCTTTCGGCGGGCAATAGCCGTTTGGATGAAAAGGCGCCGCAGCCCCTTCCCGCGGGCAATAACCTCCTGGATGAAAATGAGTACCAAGAGCTTATCGGACTGGCGCGGCTCGGTTATGCCAAAGGGTTTCGCGAGCGGCTGCGGCAACTGACGGCCCAAGGCAAGGTGAACACCCCCAGCGCCGAAAACCTGGATCTGCTGGCCAGCCGTTTCCGTTTTGAATCGGTGGTAACGGAATTAGCCTTACTGGAGAAAGAAGATGTCCCCCGCTGA
- a CDS encoding DNA-binding response regulator produces MSPADKPTVLIVDDDINTVSMLNDNLDNAGFTVLVALEGSQALSITQQIVPNIILMDAMMPHLDGFETSRRLRLNPTLRHTPIIFMTGLSETRNVVDAFDIGVVDYVIKPIRIEELLARMRTHLHNSQLTSSAYNALESVGQLTCAFSPQGRLLWATPHSYRLLEQCCDKEFTLSRPFVNRLLAWLRSAPSQPLVLSGLALPLRLHLMRTTDNGELLLRLEETAKKDDECAILRRHFALTQRESEVMSWIAKGKTNREIGQILSLSPRTVNKHLEQIFRKLAVDNRTSAAALALRILESSPAHS; encoded by the coding sequence ATGTCCCCCGCTGACAAGCCGACGGTACTGATTGTCGATGACGATATCAATACCGTCAGCATGCTTAACGACAACCTGGATAATGCCGGCTTTACCGTATTGGTGGCCCTCGAAGGCAGCCAGGCGCTGTCCATTACCCAGCAAATCGTGCCTAATATCATTTTGATGGATGCCATGATGCCCCACCTGGACGGATTTGAAACCAGCCGTCGCCTGCGCCTTAATCCCACCCTGCGCCATACGCCGATTATCTTTATGACCGGCCTGAGCGAAACCCGCAACGTGGTGGATGCCTTTGATATCGGCGTGGTGGATTACGTGATCAAACCCATCCGCATTGAGGAGCTGCTGGCGCGGATGCGCACCCATCTGCATAATTCGCAGCTCACTTCCAGCGCCTACAACGCCCTTGAATCGGTGGGACAGCTCACCTGCGCCTTCAGCCCACAGGGCCGGCTGCTGTGGGCGACGCCGCACTCCTATCGCCTGCTGGAACAGTGTTGCGATAAGGAGTTCACCCTCAGCCGGCCCTTTGTCAACCGGCTACTGGCCTGGCTGCGGTCGGCTCCCTCCCAGCCGCTGGTATTGTCCGGCCTGGCGCTCCCGCTGCGCCTTCATCTTATGCGCACCACCGACAACGGCGAGCTTTTATTGCGTCTTGAGGAAACGGCAAAAAAGGACGACGAATGCGCCATTCTGCGCCGGCATTTTGCTCTTACCCAGCGGGAATCGGAGGTGATGTCCTGGATTGCCAAAGGCAAAACCAACCGGGAAATCGGGCAGATACTCTCACTGAGCCCGCGCACGGTAAACAAGCATTTGGAACAGATTTTCCGCAAGCTGGCGGTAGACAACCGCACCTCCGCGGCGGCCCTGGCGTTACGGATACTGGAGTCCTCCCCCGCCCACTCCTGA
- the sanA gene encoding outer membrane permeability protein SanA yields the protein MWKRLIYFLIGIAGVLLFTAFGLDRWISWKTAPYIYEDLRLLPHRQVGVVLGTAKYIRTGVINEYYLYRIQGAINVYNSGKADYLLLSGDNALQSYNEPVTMRRDLLSHGMPAGDIVLDYAGFRTLDSIIRTRKVFDTNDFTIITQRFHCERALFIAQHMGIQAQCYAVPSPKNMFSVRMREIGARLGTLADLYIMKREPRFLGPQIPIPARQEEIPQGAQDYPAVSPEQLLEIQPKPDGASADVLQDMR from the coding sequence ATGTGGAAGCGCCTGATATATTTCCTGATTGGTATTGCGGGCGTGTTGCTGTTTACGGCGTTCGGCTTGGATCGCTGGATCAGCTGGAAAACCGCCCCCTATATTTACGAAGACTTAAGGCTTTTGCCTCACCGCCAGGTCGGTGTGGTGCTTGGCACGGCTAAATATATCCGCACCGGGGTTATCAACGAATACTACCTCTACCGAATCCAGGGGGCGATTAACGTCTACAACAGCGGCAAGGCCGATTACCTGCTGTTAAGCGGCGACAATGCGCTGCAAAGCTACAACGAACCGGTGACCATGCGGCGGGATTTGCTTTCCCACGGCATGCCCGCCGGGGATATCGTGCTGGACTATGCCGGGTTTCGTACCCTGGACTCGATTATCCGCACCCGCAAGGTATTCGATACCAACGATTTCACGATTATCACCCAGCGTTTTCACTGTGAGCGGGCGCTGTTCATCGCCCAGCATATGGGCATCCAGGCGCAGTGCTACGCGGTCCCCTCCCCGAAAAACATGTTCTCGGTGCGGATGCGCGAGATTGGCGCGCGGCTGGGCACATTGGCGGATCTTTATATCATGAAGCGCGAGCCCCGTTTCCTTGGCCCGCAGATTCCCATTCCCGCCCGGCAGGAAGAAATTCCCCAGGGCGCGCAGGACTACCCCGCCGTCTCTCCCGAACAGCTGCTGGAAATCCAGCCAAAACCGGACGGCGCCTCCGCGGACGTATTACAGGATATGCGATAA
- the mglC gene encoding galactose/methyl galactoside ABC transporter permease MglC has product MNALNKKSLLTYLKEGDQGTDLSAGRQVGLAAVVSATLLQAMDNVNKVFPDLHTVPIPLVILTVCIIGAIIGLVNGLVIAYLHVTPFITTLGTMTIVYGINSLYYNFVGASPIAGFDTHFSKFTQGFLQFGEFKLSYITFYAAIATVCVWILWNKTRFGKNIFAIGGNPEAAKVSGVNVPLNLILIYALSGAFYAFGGFLEAGRIGSATNNLGFMYELDAIAACVVGGVSFSGGVGTIAGVITGVIIFTVINYGLTYIGVNPYWQYIIKGAIIIFAVALDSLKYAKKK; this is encoded by the coding sequence ATGAATGCGTTAAATAAGAAAAGCCTGCTCACTTACTTAAAAGAGGGCGACCAGGGGACCGACCTGTCGGCCGGGCGCCAAGTGGGTCTGGCGGCGGTGGTGTCGGCCACGTTGCTTCAGGCCATGGATAACGTCAATAAGGTGTTCCCCGATCTGCATACCGTGCCGATTCCACTGGTTATCCTGACCGTCTGCATTATCGGTGCGATAATCGGGCTGGTGAACGGTCTGGTTATTGCTTACCTGCACGTGACGCCGTTTATTACCACCTTGGGTACCATGACCATTGTGTATGGTATCAACTCGCTGTATTACAACTTTGTCGGCGCATCGCCTATCGCCGGCTTTGATACTCATTTCTCGAAATTTACGCAGGGATTTCTGCAATTTGGCGAGTTCAAGCTGTCGTATATTACCTTTTACGCGGCCATTGCCACGGTTTGTGTCTGGATATTGTGGAATAAGACCCGCTTTGGCAAGAATATTTTCGCCATCGGCGGTAATCCTGAGGCGGCGAAGGTGTCGGGCGTGAATGTGCCGCTTAACCTGATTTTGATTTATGCTTTGTCCGGGGCGTTTTATGCTTTCGGCGGTTTTCTGGAGGCGGGCCGTATCGGCAGCGCCACCAATAATCTGGGCTTTATGTATGAGTTGGATGCCATCGCGGCTTGCGTGGTGGGCGGCGTGTCATTTTCGGGCGGGGTGGGGACTATCGCCGGGGTGATTACCGGGGTGATTATCTTTACGGTTATCAACTATGGGCTGACTTATATCGGGGTTAACCCTTACTGGCAGTATATTATCAAGGGGGCGATCATTATCTTCGCGGTGGCGCTGGATTCATTGAAGTACGCCAAGAAGAAATAA
- the mglA gene encoding galactose/methyl galactoside ABC transporter ATP-binding protein MglA — translation MTNISKSFPGVKALDNVNLKVHSHSVHALMGENGAGKSTLLKCLFGIYSKDSGTIVFQGQEVNFKNSKEALEHGVSMVHQELNLVLQRTVMDNMWLGRYPLKGMFVDQKKMYRDTKTIFEELDIDIDPYEKVANLSISQMQMVEIAKAFSYDAKIVIMDEPTSSLTEREVSHLFSIIRKLKARGCGIVYISHKLEEIFQLCDEITILRDGQWIATRQVEGLTMDQIIAMMVGRELSQRFPDRVEGEQGEVILEVKDLTSLRQPSIRDISFDLHKGEILGIAGLVGAKRTDIVEALFGIRERSSGTITLHGKPIKNKSANEAINNGFALVTEERRATGIYAFLDVGFNSLISNIRNYKNKIGLLSNTRMKSDIQWVIDSMRVKTPGHKTNIGSLSGGNQQKVIIGRWLLTQPEILLMDEPTRGIDVGAKFEIYQLITELAKRGKGIIIISSEMPELLGITDRILVMSNGLMAGIVNTKETSQNEILRLASVHL, via the coding sequence ATGACCAATATCAGTAAGTCATTCCCTGGCGTCAAAGCATTGGATAATGTGAACCTGAAAGTTCACTCGCATTCCGTTCATGCATTAATGGGAGAAAACGGTGCGGGAAAATCCACTTTATTAAAGTGCCTATTTGGTATTTACAGCAAAGATTCCGGAACAATTGTCTTTCAAGGGCAGGAAGTCAATTTCAAGAATTCCAAGGAGGCGCTGGAGCATGGCGTTTCCATGGTGCACCAGGAACTGAACCTGGTATTGCAACGCACCGTAATGGACAATATGTGGCTAGGCCGTTATCCCCTCAAGGGCATGTTCGTCGATCAGAAAAAAATGTACCGCGATACCAAGACTATTTTCGAAGAGCTGGACATCGATATCGATCCCTACGAAAAAGTCGCCAACTTGTCTATTTCACAAATGCAAATGGTGGAAATCGCCAAAGCCTTTTCCTACGATGCCAAAATCGTCATTATGGACGAACCCACGTCATCGTTGACCGAACGTGAAGTCAGCCATCTTTTCAGCATCATTCGTAAACTGAAGGCGCGGGGTTGCGGCATCGTTTACATCTCCCACAAGCTGGAGGAGATATTTCAGCTGTGCGATGAAATAACCATACTGCGCGACGGGCAGTGGATTGCTACCCGGCAGGTGGAAGGCCTGACGATGGATCAGATTATCGCGATGATGGTGGGACGCGAACTCAGCCAGCGTTTCCCGGATCGTGTTGAAGGAGAGCAGGGGGAAGTGATTCTTGAAGTCAAGGATTTGACCTCGCTACGCCAGCCGTCCATACGCGATATCAGCTTCGATCTGCATAAAGGGGAAATCCTCGGCATCGCCGGACTGGTGGGGGCTAAACGCACCGATATCGTCGAGGCGCTGTTCGGTATCCGAGAAAGATCCTCCGGCACCATAACCCTGCACGGCAAGCCCATTAAAAACAAGAGCGCCAACGAGGCCATTAATAATGGTTTTGCCCTGGTGACCGAAGAGCGGCGGGCCACCGGCATCTACGCGTTCCTGGACGTGGGTTTTAATTCATTGATTTCCAATATCCGTAATTATAAAAACAAAATCGGGTTATTAAGCAATACCCGCATGAAAAGCGATATACAGTGGGTAATAGACTCAATGCGGGTTAAAACCCCCGGTCATAAAACCAATATCGGTTCGTTGTCCGGCGGCAACCAGCAAAAGGTGATTATCGGCCGCTGGCTATTGACCCAGCCGGAAATCCTGCTGATGGATGAACCGACCCGCGGTATTGACGTTGGCGCAAAATTTGAAATTTATCAATTGATTACTGAACTGGCAAAGCGGGGTAAAGGCATTATTATTATTTCGTCGGAGATGCCGGAATTGTTGGGAATTACCGACCGTATTTTGGTAATGAGTAATGGTCTGATGGCGGGGATTGTCAATACCAAAGAGACCTCCCAGAACGAAATTTTACGTCTTGCTTCCGTGCATCTTTAA
- the mglB gene encoding galactose/glucose ABC transporter substrate-binding protein MglB — MNKKAFVLTAVAAGLLFSVVARAADTRIGVTIYKYDDNFMSEVRKALEKDAKESTGVQLLMNDSQNDQSKQNDQVDVLIAKGVKALAINLVDPAAAPVIISKARGAGIPVVFYNKEPSRKDLDSYDKAYYVGTDSKESGIIQGELIAKHWRANPQWDLNKDGTIQYVLLKGEPGHPDAEARTTYVVKTLNEQEKLKTQQLQLDTAMWDTAQAKDKTDAWLSGPNADKIEVIIANNDAMAMGAVEALKAHSKTAIPVFGVDALPEALALVKSGAMAGTVLNDANNQARATFDLAKNLAAGKPAADGTKWKLEDKIVRIPYVGVDKDNLTQFTKK; from the coding sequence ATGAATAAAAAGGCTTTTGTTCTTACCGCCGTGGCCGCCGGACTGTTATTTTCAGTCGTGGCGCGGGCTGCCGACACCCGTATCGGGGTAACTATTTATAAATACGATGACAACTTTATGTCGGAGGTTCGTAAAGCCCTGGAGAAAGACGCCAAAGAGAGCACCGGCGTTCAGCTGTTGATGAATGACTCCCAAAACGACCAGTCCAAACAAAACGACCAGGTAGACGTGCTGATTGCCAAAGGCGTTAAAGCGCTGGCAATAAACCTGGTTGACCCGGCCGCTGCGCCGGTGATTATTTCCAAAGCCCGCGGCGCCGGTATTCCGGTGGTATTTTATAATAAGGAACCGAGCCGCAAAGATCTCGACAGCTATGACAAAGCGTATTATGTCGGCACCGACTCCAAAGAGTCCGGTATTATCCAGGGCGAACTGATCGCCAAGCATTGGCGCGCCAACCCGCAATGGGACTTGAATAAAGACGGCACCATCCAGTACGTTCTGCTAAAAGGCGAACCGGGACATCCCGATGCTGAAGCCCGCACCACCTATGTGGTCAAAACCCTTAATGAGCAGGAAAAGCTGAAAACCCAGCAGTTGCAGCTGGATACCGCCATGTGGGATACCGCGCAGGCCAAGGATAAAACCGATGCCTGGCTGTCCGGCCCCAATGCCGACAAGATTGAAGTGATTATCGCTAATAACGATGCCATGGCCATGGGTGCGGTTGAAGCATTAAAAGCCCATAGCAAAACGGCTATCCCGGTCTTTGGCGTGGACGCCCTCCCTGAAGCTCTGGCATTGGTTAAATCCGGCGCCATGGCGGGTACTGTGCTGAACGACGCCAACAACCAGGCAAGAGCCACCTTCGATTTGGCGAAGAACCTGGCGGCGGGCAAACCGGCCGCCGACGGCACCAAATGGAAACTGGAAGATAAAATCGTCCGTATCCCTTATGTAGGCGTCGACAAAGATAACTTAACGCAATTCACCAAGAAATAG